One region of Chryseobacterium muglaense genomic DNA includes:
- a CDS encoding response regulator transcription factor, translating to MKPKLTIFGEPMLYTEGLSKLLTQSSLFNTVDLCNSYETLEENLQGKPPEFLMISSNMLMLTDLLKNVEKITAQNKTIKIIVIGNSYDIMDIRKLFNKGIKSYLDKDSRYDEFLKSVQALLSNEIYICDYAKEKMINFLNTDEKKQKLHIQDPLTKREMEILKLICDGLSSKDICEKLFISINTVETHRKRILLKLNVKNSVGVVKYAIANHIID from the coding sequence ATGAAGCCTAAATTAACTATTTTTGGTGAACCCATGCTATACACTGAGGGTTTATCAAAACTCCTGACTCAAAGCAGTCTTTTTAATACTGTTGATTTGTGTAATTCTTACGAGACCTTAGAAGAAAACCTTCAAGGTAAACCTCCAGAATTTTTGATGATTAGTTCTAATATGCTTATGCTGACCGATCTTTTAAAAAATGTAGAAAAGATTACTGCACAAAATAAAACAATAAAAATTATTGTGATTGGCAACAGCTATGATATAATGGATATTAGAAAACTGTTTAATAAAGGAATAAAAAGCTACCTTGATAAAGACAGCCGGTATGATGAATTTTTGAAATCTGTACAAGCCTTACTCTCAAATGAAATTTACATCTGTGACTATGCAAAAGAGAAAATGATTAACTTTCTGAACACGGATGAAAAAAAACAAAAACTTCACATTCAGGATCCTCTTACAAAACGTGAGATGGAAATATTAAAACTCATCTGCGATGGCTTAAGCAGCAAGGATATTTGCGAAAAGCTTTTTATAAGTATTAATACCGTGGAAACTCATCGTAAAAGAATTTTATTAAAACTGAATGTAAAAAATTCTGTCGGCGTAGTAAAATACGCCATCGCAAATCATATTATAGATTAA
- a CDS encoding GDYXXLXY domain-containing protein encodes MKKYKWLIIVLNLVILLVYFNFSVAKKETLLKDGKLILLSLAPVDPRSLMQGDYMSLRYSISEDFNEKYLPKRGYCVVKLDKNGVAVRQRFQKNTTPLKQGEYLIEYNSPDQWNVNIGAESFFFQEGQSEKYEKAKYGAVKVDDKGNSLLVGLYDENLKNIK; translated from the coding sequence ATGAAAAAATATAAATGGCTGATTATTGTCTTAAATCTAGTGATACTTTTGGTTTATTTTAATTTTTCCGTTGCTAAAAAAGAGACTCTTTTAAAAGATGGAAAATTAATTTTATTGTCATTAGCTCCCGTAGACCCTCGCTCTTTAATGCAGGGTGATTACATGAGCTTGCGGTACAGTATTTCCGAAGATTTCAATGAGAAATATCTTCCCAAAAGAGGTTATTGTGTCGTAAAATTAGATAAAAACGGTGTCGCGGTAAGACAGAGATTTCAGAAAAATACAACTCCATTAAAACAAGGGGAATATTTAATCGAATACAATTCACCCGACCAATGGAACGTTAATATCGGAGCAGAATCATTCTTTTTTCAGGAAGGGCAATCTGAAAAATATGAGAAAGCAAAATACGGTGCAGTAAAGGTTGACGACAAAGGAAATAGTTTGCTCGTGGGACTTTATGACGAAAATTTAAAGAATATTAAATAA
- a CDS encoding DUF2157 domain-containing protein, protein MKNIQREDIKLISRHSNMTEPEVERLLKENVYNNKEMWQKFLRLFFITLGVGFATAGIIFFFAYNWADLHKFAKIGMTEAFVIATTLIALLPKINQNTRNIILTGSAFLVGALFAVFGQIYQTGANAYDFFLAWTLFIALWVLVSNFAPLWLLFIVLINTTFILYSQQVAKDWDELLIVTIIFCINVIILISSFLLQNLKKVSAIPTWLTHILALGCVVFASFGMMLVIFDNHEAFSILFTMLVLTAYALGIWHGLHSKSIFYLSVIAFSIIYISTAMLTSISNDGGMFLFVSLFVIASVTAVIMTLINLQKKWKNEN, encoded by the coding sequence ATGAAAAACATACAACGTGAAGATATCAAACTGATAAGCCGTCACAGCAATATGACGGAACCGGAGGTTGAACGCCTTCTGAAAGAAAATGTGTACAACAATAAAGAAATGTGGCAGAAATTTCTGCGTCTGTTTTTTATTACATTGGGAGTTGGCTTTGCAACAGCCGGAATTATTTTCTTTTTTGCGTACAATTGGGCAGATCTGCACAAATTTGCTAAAATAGGAATGACTGAAGCGTTCGTCATTGCAACAACCCTCATTGCTTTACTTCCTAAAATCAATCAAAATACCCGAAATATTATTCTCACCGGATCAGCCTTTTTAGTCGGGGCCTTATTTGCAGTTTTCGGGCAGATTTATCAAACCGGAGCCAATGCATATGATTTCTTTTTGGCATGGACACTTTTCATTGCATTGTGGGTTCTCGTTTCCAATTTTGCTCCGTTGTGGTTGCTTTTTATTGTTTTAATCAACACCACTTTTATTCTTTACAGCCAGCAAGTTGCCAAAGACTGGGACGAATTATTAATTGTGACCATCATTTTCTGCATCAATGTAATAATTCTTATTTCTTCCTTTTTATTGCAAAATCTAAAGAAAGTTTCAGCAATTCCTACGTGGCTTACTCATATTTTAGCTTTAGGATGTGTAGTTTTTGCAAGTTTTGGAATGATGCTCGTTATTTTTGATAACCATGAGGCATTTTCAATACTATTTACAATGCTTGTTTTAACGGCTTATGCACTCGGAATCTGGCACGGATTACACTCAAAAAGTATTTTTTATCTCTCGGTGATTGCATTCAGCATTATCTATATTTCAACCGCGATGCTGACGAGTATTTCAAATGATGGCGGAATGTTTCTGTTTGTAAGTCTTTTCGTAATTGCAAGTGTTACAGCGGTTATTATGACTCTTATTAATCTTCAAAAAAAATGGAAAAATGAAAACTAA
- a CDS encoding tetratricopeptide repeat protein, producing the protein MTTKLFTIGFLALFSLFYTQNCPEKINILPMYGEVTKCKEQLESDKEFLAEMDRFFPKRRDAMQDRIKSGWKYFYENDFETSMKRFNQAWLLNPESYEIYWGFGNIIAIKGKPKDALKYFDMAKKLNPTNSDFYVSTALAYSQIFLEEKNSKLLNSAIKDLEKGLKLNPKNGKLYSMLSTSYFYLNNIKEAKKYLVEAEKLDSSSINKEYKRILDSK; encoded by the coding sequence ATGACAACAAAACTTTTCACCATTGGTTTTCTAGCGTTATTCAGCCTTTTTTATACTCAAAACTGTCCCGAAAAAATAAATATTTTACCAATGTATGGCGAAGTTACAAAATGCAAAGAACAGTTGGAAAGTGATAAAGAATTTTTAGCCGAAATGGATAGGTTCTTCCCTAAAAGAAGAGATGCTATGCAAGATAGAATAAAATCTGGCTGGAAATATTTTTATGAAAACGATTTCGAGACTTCTATGAAACGTTTTAATCAAGCTTGGCTTCTAAATCCTGAATCTTACGAAATTTATTGGGGCTTTGGAAATATTATCGCAATAAAAGGAAAACCCAAAGATGCCCTAAAATATTTTGATATGGCAAAAAAGCTTAATCCAACAAACTCAGATTTCTATGTTTCTACTGCATTAGCGTATTCACAAATATTTTTGGAGGAAAAAAATTCTAAATTGTTGAATAGTGCTATAAAAGATTTGGAAAAAGGTTTAAAACTAAATCCAAAAAATGGAAAATTATATTCAATGCTTTCGACATCGTATTTCTATTTAAATAACATCAAAGAAGCAAAAAAATATTTAGTAGAGGCTGAAAAACTAGATTCATCATCAATTAATAAAGAATATAAAAGAATTTTAGATAGTAAATAA
- a CDS encoding carbon-nitrogen hydrolase family protein — MQIETRTLKVDDYDELVETMRRAYPQMSEYVWSKKSIAKLNKIFEAGQICITVDGKIAAVALSIIVNYDEFGDDHTYSDITGNYSFNTHTSTGNVLYGIEIFVDPEYRELRLGRRLYDSRKELCELLNLKSIILGGRIPHYHKYSHELSPREYIRRVRDKEIYDPVLSFQLSNNFLPIKVLKKYLPEDEDSRENAVLLQWNNIYYSKKPNTMQDSIIRLGLVQWQMRQFKDIHAFYEQVEFFVNVMGDYKSDFVLFPELFNTPLLAPFNNLSERDSMIELAKITEEIKLKISELAISYNVNIISGSMPIFENNDLYNVSYLLHRDGRIDEYRKIHITPNERKYYGMKGGNEIKVFDTDCGKIGLVICYDVEFPELPRILADQGMKILFVPYLTDTQNAYMRVRHCAAARAIENECYVAIAGCVGNLPGVNNMDIQFGQAAVFTPSDFAFPSNAVKGEATPNTEMTLIVDVDVNLLKDLHYNGSVQILKDRRTDLYETYLK, encoded by the coding sequence ATGCAGATAGAAACACGTACCCTAAAAGTAGACGATTATGATGAGTTGGTAGAAACCATGCGCAGAGCGTATCCTCAAATGTCAGAATACGTTTGGTCAAAAAAAAGCATTGCCAAGCTGAATAAAATTTTTGAAGCCGGGCAAATCTGCATCACAGTAGACGGAAAAATTGCGGCCGTCGCATTATCAATTATTGTAAACTATGATGAGTTTGGTGACGATCATACGTATAGCGATATTACAGGGAATTATTCTTTCAATACTCACACTTCAACCGGAAATGTACTATACGGAATAGAAATTTTTGTTGACCCTGAATATCGTGAATTGAGATTGGGAAGAAGATTATACGATTCTAGAAAAGAACTTTGTGAATTGCTAAATCTGAAATCTATTATTTTGGGTGGTAGAATTCCACATTATCATAAGTATAGCCACGAGCTTTCACCCCGAGAATATATCAGAAGAGTAAGAGACAAAGAAATTTACGATCCTGTACTATCTTTCCAGCTTTCCAATAATTTTCTGCCGATAAAAGTACTTAAGAAATACCTTCCCGAGGATGAAGATTCTCGAGAAAATGCAGTTTTACTTCAATGGAACAACATCTATTACAGCAAAAAACCAAACACAATGCAGGATAGTATTATCCGTTTGGGACTGGTGCAGTGGCAGATGAGGCAATTTAAAGATATTCATGCTTTTTATGAACAGGTAGAGTTTTTTGTAAATGTGATGGGAGATTACAAATCAGATTTTGTGCTTTTCCCGGAATTGTTCAACACTCCTTTATTGGCACCGTTTAATAATCTTTCTGAGCGTGACAGTATGATTGAGTTGGCAAAAATTACTGAAGAAATTAAATTGAAAATTTCAGAATTGGCTATCAGTTACAACGTGAATATTATTTCCGGAAGTATGCCGATTTTTGAAAATAACGATTTGTACAACGTAAGTTACCTTCTTCACCGTGACGGTAGAATTGATGAATACAGAAAAATTCACATCACTCCCAATGAAAGAAAGTATTACGGAATGAAAGGTGGAAACGAGATTAAAGTTTTTGATACCGATTGTGGAAAAATAGGTTTGGTTATTTGTTACGACGTTGAATTTCCTGAATTACCAAGAATTCTTGCCGATCAGGGGATGAAAATTTTATTCGTTCCTTATCTTACCGATACTCAAAATGCGTATATGAGAGTTCGCCATTGTGCGGCAGCAAGAGCCATTGAAAACGAATGTTATGTCGCAATTGCAGGTTGTGTTGGAAATCTGCCAGGAGTAAATAATATGGATATTCAGTTTGGTCAGGCGGCGGTGTTCACACCTTCAGATTTTGCTTTTCCATCAAATGCGGTAAAAGGCGAAGCTACTCCGAATACAGAAATGACACTGATTGTAGATGTAGATGTAAATTTACTGAAAGACCTTCACTATAACGGCTCGGTACAGATTCTAAAAGACAGACGTACAGATTTGTATGAAACATATTTGAAATAA
- a CDS encoding class I SAM-dependent methyltransferase, with protein MNNIYEPKFVKQLFNQMSGSYERMNYITSFGFSIRWRKQFLNKLGKSNEKLSVIDLLSGLGENWTYLKQNFPNSNFSALDFSEEMIAHSKNKANKVFRNQLNLLCENILQSNLESDFFDVVSCAYGLKTFNSQQLEILAKEVSRILKPNGKFSFVEVSKPRNKILYSVYKFYLGKMIPVLGKLFLGNPNDYKMLWVYTENFENCNRVKEIFEKHHLKVNIESYFYGCATGIHGEKMK; from the coding sequence ATGAATAACATCTACGAACCAAAATTTGTAAAACAACTCTTCAACCAAATGTCGGGTTCGTACGAAAGAATGAATTACATCACTTCTTTTGGTTTTTCGATTCGGTGGAGAAAACAATTTCTCAATAAATTGGGGAAGTCTAATGAAAAATTAAGTGTAATTGATTTACTTTCAGGTTTAGGGGAAAACTGGACATATCTTAAACAAAACTTTCCAAATTCTAATTTTTCAGCATTAGATTTTTCTGAAGAAATGATTGCCCACTCGAAAAATAAAGCAAATAAAGTTTTTAGAAATCAGTTGAATTTACTTTGTGAAAATATTCTTCAAAGCAATCTAGAATCAGATTTTTTTGATGTAGTTTCCTGCGCTTATGGCTTAAAAACATTTAACAGTCAACAGCTTGAAATTTTAGCAAAAGAAGTTTCTCGAATTCTGAAACCTAATGGTAAATTTAGTTTTGTGGAAGTTTCAAAACCAAGAAACAAAATTCTGTATTCTGTTTATAAATTTTATTTAGGCAAAATGATTCCGGTTTTGGGTAAATTATTTTTAGGAAATCCAAACGACTATAAAATGCTTTGGGTTTATACCGAGAATTTTGAAAACTGTAATCGGGTAAAAGAAATATTTGAAAAACATCATCTAAAAGTCAATATCGAAAGCTATTTTTACGGCTGTGCCACCGGAATTCACGGAGAAAAAATGAAGTAA
- a CDS encoding TlpA family protein disulfide reductase: MKKILSIVFLLFSIYRLYAQVPDIERAKRKYFQANVISYKTTAYYPNPDTDATSVFSVLYTVYKPQNKDFEFYSKNETSEEFYKNNSYYEVNHHEKTIYEYENKDNQNAAISSSRLRQFGPTTLLKMKWSYIDDTQIDGKIQSHYSNIESINHYEGKEIKVEYHIYISGNFTISKFERKSFVDGKLGQTVTYLFSNYIFYDKTTNFKVLLPKNYALKYYERQDSVKPLAKNTEVPRFKAADINGKPVIFNSKKEKQTLLLFSSTNCGYSKIISDYILSPGFKLNSQTELINIFGSDSKANVKKYFVNTEVKFPVISERKDIEKQFGINGYPMLYLIDENGIITETLDGSSQILPFLKSLTGK; this comes from the coding sequence ATGAAAAAGATTTTAAGTATTGTATTTTTATTATTTAGCATTTACCGACTTTATGCCCAAGTTCCTGACATCGAAAGAGCGAAGCGAAAATATTTTCAGGCTAATGTAATCAGCTATAAAACAACCGCCTATTATCCTAATCCCGATACGGATGCAACTTCTGTTTTCAGTGTTTTATACACAGTTTATAAACCTCAAAACAAAGATTTCGAATTCTATAGTAAAAACGAAACTTCGGAAGAATTCTATAAAAACAATTCTTATTATGAAGTCAATCACCACGAAAAAACCATTTATGAATACGAAAATAAAGACAATCAGAACGCAGCAATTTCATCTTCCCGTTTAAGGCAGTTTGGTCCTACAACTTTACTCAAAATGAAATGGAGTTATATTGATGACACTCAAATTGACGGCAAAATTCAAAGTCATTATTCAAATATAGAAAGCATTAATCATTACGAAGGAAAAGAAATAAAAGTGGAATATCACATTTATATTTCAGGAAATTTTACAATTTCAAAATTCGAAAGAAAAAGTTTTGTTGATGGAAAACTCGGGCAAACCGTTACTTATTTGTTTAGCAATTACATTTTCTATGATAAAACGACCAATTTCAAAGTTTTACTTCCAAAAAATTATGCTTTAAAATATTACGAAAGACAGGATTCTGTAAAACCTTTGGCAAAAAACACCGAAGTTCCGAGATTTAAAGCTGCTGATATCAATGGAAAACCTGTAATTTTCAATTCAAAAAAAGAAAAACAAACTCTTCTGCTTTTTTCTTCAACCAATTGCGGGTACTCAAAAATAATTTCAGATTATATTCTGAGCCCAGGTTTTAAATTAAATTCTCAAACTGAATTAATCAATATTTTTGGTTCAGATTCTAAAGCAAATGTCAAAAAATATTTTGTCAATACAGAAGTGAAATTTCCTGTAATTTCAGAAAGAAAAGACATTGAAAAACAATTTGGAATTAACGGTTATCCTATGCTTTATTTAATTGATGAAAACGGAATTATCACAGAAACTTTGGATGGTTCTTCTCAAATTTTACCATTTTTAAAAAGTCTAACTGGCAAATAA
- a CDS encoding DUF4401 domain-containing protein, with product MKTKEDIKQLLDSLQSSSDKDLKFNEEEIYKAYEKSDNQQSLAIKILSIFGGIMASCLFIAFLFITGIYDSEWGLLVLGIPLIIFGAFITKVTDNILLDTLSISAYIIGFVLVGAGLLQMDTDENLVSIIFILIAVSALFIVRSYLISFISVLIICGGFLFLMISNNSFDLIHIYISLLALILTFIYLKEAKLITFNKAFSQLYDSVRIALIFCFLAGLYLLGKNYRLDYIGGYSFEYLGISSVVIILAILYVISHLFEMLNIKKSEQKYGIYALSVLILLPTVFAPAISGAILIILLSFLVNYKTSLVIGVVAFIYFVSQYYYDLHYTLLTKSIVLFCSGILFLGLYFLTHKKLSSDEKI from the coding sequence ATGAAAACTAAAGAAGACATAAAACAACTCCTGGATTCTCTTCAGAGTTCAAGCGATAAAGATTTAAAATTCAACGAAGAAGAAATTTACAAAGCCTACGAAAAGAGCGATAATCAACAGTCTTTAGCGATAAAAATTCTATCAATTTTTGGCGGAATTATGGCAAGTTGCTTGTTTATAGCATTCCTTTTCATTACTGGAATTTACGATTCAGAATGGGGATTACTGGTCCTCGGAATTCCTTTAATTATTTTTGGAGCATTCATTACAAAAGTAACCGACAACATACTTCTAGACACCCTCAGTATTTCAGCTTACATCATTGGTTTTGTTCTCGTTGGAGCAGGATTATTACAAATGGATACGGACGAAAATCTTGTCAGTATTATTTTTATTTTAATCGCAGTTTCAGCATTATTTATTGTGCGGTCTTATCTCATTTCATTTATTTCGGTTCTAATCATCTGTGGTGGATTTTTATTTTTAATGATATCAAATAATAGCTTTGATTTAATCCATATTTATATTTCTCTTTTGGCTTTAATTCTCACTTTTATATACTTAAAAGAAGCTAAATTAATCACTTTCAACAAAGCTTTTTCACAATTATATGATTCGGTTCGTATTGCGTTAATCTTTTGTTTTTTAGCTGGTTTATATCTTTTGGGAAAAAACTATAGACTTGATTACATTGGCGGATACTCATTTGAGTATTTGGGAATTTCCTCCGTAGTCATTATTTTGGCAATTCTATACGTGATTTCTCATCTCTTTGAAATGCTGAATATTAAAAAGAGTGAACAAAAATATGGGATTTATGCGCTGTCAGTTTTAATTTTATTGCCTACGGTTTTTGCACCGGCAATTTCGGGAGCTATTTTAATTATTTTGCTAAGCTTTTTGGTAAACTACAAAACTTCTTTAGTGATTGGCGTTGTGGCGTTTATTTATTTTGTTTCGCAATATTATTACGATCTTCATTATACTTTGCTAACCAAATCGATTGTCCTTTTTTGTTCGGGCATTTTGTTTCTTGGTCTGTACTTTTTAACCCATAAAAAACTATCGTCTGATGAAAAAATATAA